In a genomic window of Vibrio marisflavi CECT 7928:
- the yccS gene encoding YccS family putative transporter, producing the protein MYSINQFRQHWANKTVNYSLLVFITLMTLVVASQLLGFAHYDVPLILGVIAAALAIDDDSFLGRLKSYALTLTCFAIAAFSIQILYPYPVLFALGLAISTFGFVMLGAIGPHYRTLSFGSLLLAIYAMLGAGSYTSPWLQPILLLSGASWFFVISLIWHLIAPMHPVRQNLSDIFITLSNYINCKSQRFQLDKTSANSDLHILESRLNTATVSSLNQCKSILLSHSKDGFKSSKSERYLNIYFLAQDIHERIRSSHIKYEQLTTHFKRSDIMFRFKYVLERQALACKNIGHAIAVGKEYSHDASSEATLNELQQSLQYIQESKQHPIEVVDQLAFLYKNLATVERQLNSVNTPDSHKLEENTLYDTEARSLKVMWKRIKSSMSKQSPLFRHAIRLSAALVTGYSILQIFHIQHGYWIVLTSLFVCQPSYSATKQKLMTRSIGTITGLIVGTPLLALFPSPASQMTIIVISAVLFFAFRINNYGFATAFITVLVLFCFAQVGEGYEVILPRLLNTILGCGIAVIAVTYLLPDWQSKRLNKLMAEAIDANSIYLDNIVAQYRVGKKDNLAYRITRRNAHDKDAALDTAICNMLSEPSKHRISVNDSFKFLTLNHALLGYISALGAHRQRVNDDKVHKVMLDAHQLLRGQLQELSNKLNPKEVTRVAPRPIQEQNVQNTLSEWPDSKDITVKLIIQQLHLINQIVPELLALADNLNTPPAKKLKATIT; encoded by the coding sequence GTGTATTCTATAAACCAATTTCGTCAACACTGGGCCAATAAAACAGTTAACTATAGTCTTTTGGTTTTTATAACCTTAATGACTCTCGTTGTAGCCAGTCAACTACTTGGTTTCGCTCACTACGATGTACCGTTAATCTTAGGAGTGATAGCCGCTGCCCTGGCTATAGACGATGACAGTTTTCTTGGTCGCCTCAAGTCTTACGCTCTTACATTGACATGCTTTGCAATTGCAGCATTTTCCATTCAAATCTTATATCCATACCCTGTATTGTTCGCATTAGGGTTAGCCATCTCAACATTTGGCTTCGTCATGCTCGGCGCGATTGGGCCTCATTATCGCACCTTATCATTCGGCTCATTGTTACTCGCGATATATGCCATGTTAGGAGCGGGAAGTTATACCTCACCTTGGCTACAACCTATTCTGTTGCTTTCAGGTGCATCTTGGTTTTTTGTAATTTCGTTAATCTGGCACTTGATTGCACCAATGCATCCAGTAAGACAAAACCTATCAGACATATTTATTACACTATCGAACTATATAAACTGTAAGTCACAACGCTTCCAACTAGACAAAACTTCAGCTAACTCTGATTTGCACATTCTTGAGTCACGGCTAAATACCGCGACCGTCTCATCATTAAACCAATGTAAGTCTATTCTATTGAGCCATTCTAAAGATGGATTTAAAAGTTCTAAATCCGAACGGTATCTCAACATCTACTTTCTAGCTCAGGATATTCACGAACGCATCCGTTCAAGCCATATTAAATATGAACAGCTTACGACACACTTTAAGCGTTCAGACATCATGTTTAGGTTTAAGTACGTACTCGAGCGACAAGCGCTAGCTTGCAAAAATATTGGCCACGCAATCGCTGTTGGTAAAGAGTACAGCCATGATGCAAGCTCTGAGGCGACATTAAATGAGCTACAGCAATCACTCCAATATATTCAAGAATCGAAACAACATCCGATAGAGGTTGTTGATCAGCTGGCTTTTCTTTACAAAAATCTCGCCACCGTTGAGCGGCAGCTTAACAGCGTGAACACCCCTGACTCGCACAAGTTAGAAGAAAATACACTTTACGACACTGAAGCCCGATCACTTAAAGTAATGTGGAAACGTATTAAATCGAGCATGAGCAAGCAGTCTCCCCTTTTTCGTCATGCAATTCGTCTCTCTGCAGCATTGGTAACTGGCTATTCCATTTTACAAATATTTCATATCCAACACGGCTATTGGATAGTTTTAACATCACTGTTCGTCTGTCAGCCAAGTTACAGTGCAACAAAACAAAAGCTAATGACTCGCTCAATTGGCACTATTACTGGTTTGATCGTCGGAACTCCACTACTCGCGCTATTTCCTTCTCCAGCCAGCCAAATGACCATCATTGTTATATCGGCAGTATTATTTTTCGCTTTTAGGATAAATAACTATGGATTCGCAACAGCTTTCATCACTGTATTAGTACTGTTCTGTTTTGCGCAAGTCGGTGAGGGTTACGAAGTAATATTGCCACGTTTGCTAAATACGATTTTAGGCTGTGGCATCGCAGTAATAGCTGTCACTTACCTATTGCCGGATTGGCAATCTAAGCGTCTTAATAAACTTATGGCCGAGGCCATTGATGCCAACTCAATCTATTTGGACAACATAGTGGCCCAATATCGGGTTGGAAAAAAAGATAACCTTGCTTATCGCATAACACGAAGAAATGCACACGACAAAGATGCTGCGCTTGATACTGCGATTTGCAACATGTTATCTGAGCCAAGCAAACACCGCATTTCAGTCAATGACAGTTTTAAGTTTCTAACTTTGAACCATGCACTGCTCGGTTATATTTCAGCTTTAGGAGCACATCGACAACGTGTTAATGACGATAAAGTTCATAAGGTAATGCTTGATGCTCATCAGCTGTTACGGGGTCAACTACAAGAACTGAGCAATAAATTGAACCCAAAAGAGGTAACCAGAGTAGCTCCAAGGCCCATTCAGGAACAAAATGTCCAAAATACACTTTCTGAATGGCCTGATAGTAAAGACATTACCGTGAAACTGATCATTCAGCAGCTACATCTTATTAATCAAATTGTTCCTGAGTTACTTGCTCTTGCAGACAACCTTAACACTCCTCCTGCTAAAAAGCTTAAAGCAACTATCACATAG